In Brassica napus cultivar Da-Ae chromosome A3, Da-Ae, whole genome shotgun sequence, the sequence TAGTCGAGCTGGAAGAAGTTGAGGAAAGAATGTACATGTCTAAGGCCTCACACATTGTTGTCCCTAAACATCAGAGACCACCTATATGGACAGAAAAAGCTCCTgggtttcacaaaagagtgaagaggatacatgatcctGTGAATATTGTGATTCCATGCGCTGTGGTTGAATTGAATTTCCTATCCCACCAGATAGAACCATGGATTTAAGTCCTTACATTGGGATACTTGATGATCCTCTACCTGCAGAAGCTTCTCAGAGAGGGTTGCGATTTAGAGATGAAGTCGATAAGGGCCCAGCAGAAGCAGGATCGATCGGCACCGACCGGATACCATCGAACGACACCAACAaaccagcatcgatcgacgctgccacttctccatcgatcgacactggatGCATATCAGAGCAGAAGGACTTCGATGTGTGTGGAGATATTAGGGATGGAGATACCACCACGCGATCAGACAAGTTTGggggaaagaagaggaggaattgAAAGGAAGATAAAAGGGATCATGGTGATTCTTAGTTATCATTGATTCATCACTTCTCAGATGGTGTCATGGAATTCAAAGTGcgcagcagatgcttctcacaGCCATTTGCAAAGCTTCGAGCACTCCTTATTGCTAAGATGATAGACAAACGAGAAGAGTCTATGGAGGATGTAATATCccatctagaaaaaaaaaaaaagaaagagccgtgtcaaggaagaagaagagaaggtggTGGCTAATTTGATATTATGCACAAATGCATGCATAcgtgttaaaaagaaaaaggaaacaagAAAAGAGTCAACTGATAACTCATTTTTAATGAGTATGTGGCCTGGTCATAGAAGAAACAGGTAATGCCTTGAAACATAGTCATTATCTAAACGTGGCTTGGAGAGAATGATGCACCAAGGCTTagtcatattatttttaatatggcCAAATGGAGAGTGTGACAACTGTCACCATATTACACATCAAAGTTGGCTATAAAAGGAGATGGACTTTCTCCATTTCAGAAAACTGAACGTGAccaagagagagaaggaagcaaagaagaggagagaggttaaataaaagaaaagaagaaaaagagaaagagaaaaaaaaaaaaataaatttagagaGTTGTTTAAAGAAGCAAGACATattaaattacaagattacgGGATTAACGGTACGGATTCAAGACGAAGATTTGGAGGGAATAAAAAGGGTTTGGTTAGCTTCCGGAATTAGAAAGTCAAGCCACATCGGTTAATCACTGTGAGTCACggttaattgtttgttaacgaatttttaatgcaggttcctgaCATCGTAGACGGCTTCCGAGCTAGGATAGCCGGACCGATCTAGGTGTCAGTTTGTGGATCCGAGGCTTGAGACGATGTCTGGGCTAAGTGGATAGCAAGACTACTCTAAGCACCCGGATTATTGTGATATGTTGTTATAGTGTGTACCTCGTGTTGGTACTGTTGTGTAAGAACCTCGTGGTGGTTCTAGTATTAGGTTGCAGGTTGttgcttcctcaaatggtaccactaagccggtcgtggtccggaaagtggtgggctcggtttaacttggcttgatcaccaaggccgaGTGTCACACGTGGATGTGACAGCCCCCGGCGAGTCCGATAGAGGACCGGGGCACGGCGATTCCGACTGAGCACCGTGACCAGGCGATTCCCGAGCGCCTACacctgtgtggtgtaatagtgaagggatttccggtgtcccttatgtggaggaagaatgattctgTTCGGCCCTAGGAGTGTATATAAATGGTCGATTGATGCGACACTCATAAagagtgttttgatttattatagTTTAATGGTTTATTGCTTAAATCGGTCATGCTTTATTGATTGTTGAACTATCCATCTTGCTTGTGTTTGGGGTTGGGTTTAGAATGACGGGTAGTTGTATATGCTAGATAGGGAACCGTGGCTCACTgagtgaaactagttcactcactcctcacatccttttgcaggtgaccagtagaaaAGACTGTAGCACTCACGGAACTGTAGGAGCTGGTGTAGATTGGACATCTTTTGTTAAAGACTCGTTTTCAAGATAttgtatgttttactttcgactgcgtccatggaccctatgtataatatttcgggcttgtgaacttcatgttttatatatatatatatatatataaatatattttatattcatgTCGGGTTGAATGtgatattaggttagtccaacctaacacaactctatgattcggtacgggttgcaaagcctcagaccgaagattagaggaaacgagttttgaatggatattctaggttacagaattatgttttgtgacttgGAAAGTCTATTCTCAACCCGTCGTGACACTTCTGGACTTGGCAGAGGAAGGTCGTtcgggcatgttcttgtttgattgttgcccggctgactgaccgatgtctaaaacggttcgggggtgttacagaggtggtatcagagcatggtttagaTCATGCGGTCAATCACGCATTTTCgtgttttatcgagtcaaatgtGTCGCAAAAGATGTATTAGGAAACCAGCAGAGTTCCActctaattattattctaaataGGAAATTTCCTGTTTGTGGATTGCAGATGTCAAGAAGGGGAAGGAGTGAAGGGGGACAGGATTGGATGCTGGGTACAGGAAGAATCTCAAGAAGAAGAGGGCTGGGATATGAATCCGACGTAAGAGTGCAAACACTAGCACACACCAACCAGGAGTTTAGCGAAGATAACATAGTGGGAAACGACAATCTGTTTGGGCACGACCAGTCGAGGCCACAAGAAGAACTCTTTCCACCGAACCGTAGTGTAAGGGAAAGACCAGAAACAGATGATAGTGAGTCAAGTGTCAAAGGACCAAGACCAATAAGGCGGAACAACCCGATTGAACAAGAAGTTCATGATCAATCACAACAAGGAATAGGAATGGAGCACACTCTGAAGATGCTTCATGACGTGATAGCAAGGTCATTGCAACAACCTCAAGTGCAACCTCAGCCACTCGTACCATCACAACCTACAGTGGCTACACCGATGTTACCATTGATAACTGccatgaagaacatgaagacACCACATTTTGAAGGAGGGACAGATCCATTTGAAGCTGACTAGTGGCTTCGAACTATAGAGAAAAACTTTGAGACCGTGACGTGTTCCGAAGAGTCTAAGAAGAAGATGGCAGTATATTACTTAGACAAAGACGCAGCAGAATGGTGGGAAAGTAGGGATCGCCAAGTGGGACATCAGGTCACCACTTGGGCGGCATTCAAATAGGAATTTGAACGCAAGTATTTCACCCCAGAGTCCAAGCGAAGGCTTCAACGTCAATTTACTAACCTAGTACAAGGAGACAAGACAGTTAGAGAATATGAATCGGAGTTCATGCGACTGCGACGACACGTGCTGCGAGGacaagatgatgaagaaaccaTGATATCCAACTTTATGTTTGGTTTAAAACCAGAGTTAGAAAATAGACTGGCAGTCGGGAACTACGAGAGTCTCACCGAGCTAGTGGAAAAGGCTGTGAATGTGGAGATCGGATTAGAAGCTGAGAAGGCGGCAAGTAAAAAGTCCAAGCAGCATCAAGAAGGAAAGTATGGTGGAAATCAAAGATCATTCAAGGGTAAAGATAAGGAAAGGGAATCAGGAGGGCCAAGTCGACGATCTCTGTTCATAGGAAAATGCTTTAATTGTGGCAAGATAGGCCATAAGTCAAGTGAATGCTTTGGAAAGAAACCTGGATCCTTTCAGTCAAACTCCTACAATCCTACATGCTACACGTGTGGAAAGAAAGGACACATCTCTACCCAGTGCAGTGTCAATCGTCCTATCCCAGCTACACTAATCACTGTTCATCCTCCCCCGGCTCCACCTGCAATCGCACCAGCGCCAAAAAGGCAAGCTATAGGAGGTAGAGTTTACGCTTTAGAACTAGAGGATACTAAACCTCCAGGCCCATCTAAGGGTCCCATCACAGGTATTTGGGTTCTTTAACCTTACTAGGTTGATTTTGtgttgagtgattgcttgtgatgGATTGATTAATTTCTGTTGGATAATTTTTATGTTGTTGATATATATTGATGTTGTGGAAGGAACATTACATGTTGCGGGGCGTcccacacatgtattgttcgacCCGGGGACAACACATAGCTTTGTGACCCCTGAGGTAGCTGCCGAGTTTGTGGGATCATTTGTGATTGACAGGATGGATGTGGCTGTGATGATTCCCGTAGACCAAACCCTTCAAGCAAAAGAATGCCTCAGAAGAGTTCCATTAGTCATTTGCGAGAAGATGTTCTTGGCAGATTTGTTGGTGGTGCCTTTAAAAGGATATGAGGTTATTCTGGGCATGGATTGGTTATCAAGCTATTGGGCTCAATTAGATTGTGGAAAAGGTCGTATTTTGTTCAAGGAGAACGGGCAACGGCAAATAGTGTTTTACGGGATCAGTCCAAGCAAGTCAGTATCTTTAGTAGCTGCCTTGAGAGTGGAAGATTTGCTTAAGGATGGAGAAGCGTATCTGGTAACAGTGACTGCTAGTGAAGGACCCGCTAGCAATGAAGTTGAAATTACGGATATTGCGGTCGTACAAGAGTTTGAGGGTGTGTTTGCAGCGTTAAAAGAGTTACCTCCACCTCGGAGTAACCCTTTCACAATTAGCATGGAACCTTGAGCTAAGCCGATAGCAAAGGCTCCTTACCGCATGGCACCTGTAGAGTTAGCAGAGTtgaagaaacaacttgaagATTTAATGGAGAAAGGTGTAATAAGACCTAGCTCTTCACCATGGGGAGCTCCGGTCTTATTTgtcaagaagaaggatggtagcatgcggcTTTGCATTGATTATCGAGGAATCAACAATATCACGATCAAAGACAAGTATCCTCTCCCAAGGATagacgagttgttggatcagTTAAGGGGAGCAAGTTGGTTTTCAAAGATCGACTTGGCATCgggctatcatcagattccaATTTCAGAAGGTGATGTCATGAAGACTGCGTTTAGAACTCGATATGGACAATATGAGTTCGTAGTAATGCCTTTTGGCCTTACTAACGCACCGGCGGCcttcatgagattgatgaatgaaGTCTTTCATGATTATCTCGACAAGTTCGTAATAATCTTCATCGatgacattttaatatattccaaGACAGAGGCAGAGCACAAAGCACATTTGAAGCTAGTGTTGAAACGGTTAAGAGACCAGAAGCTGTATGTCAAGTTTAGCAAGTGTTCTTTCTGGAAAAGAGAGATCGGATTCTTAGGACACCGAGTGTCTGGAGAAGGAGTTTCTGTAGATTCGGAAAAGGTGAAAGCCATCGAGGAATTGCAAAGGCCATCAACGGTAACTGAGGTAAGAAGTTTCCTCGGGTTAGCCGGGTATTATCGGAAGTTCGTCAAAGACTTTTCTTCGATCGCTAAGCCTCTGACGAAGTTGACCGGAAAAGGAGTTCCATTCATCTGGGGAAAAGAACCAGATGAAGCATTtcagagactgaagaaagctttgaCCACAACACCGGTATTGGCATTACCTGAACAAGGTAAACCTTACACTGTGTACGCAGATGCTTCTAGGGTTGGATTGGGTtgtgtgttgatgcaggaaggCAAAGTAATTGCTTATGCATCAAGGCAACTCAGGAAGCATGAAGAGAACTACCCAACACATGACTTAGAAATGGCGGCAGTGGTGTTTGCGTTAAGGATTTGGAGATCctacttatatagagaagtCGTGGAAGTATTCACAGATCATAAGAGTCTCAAGTACTTGTTCACACAGCCTGATATGAACCTCCGACAAAGGCGATGGATGAAGTTTGTGGCGGATTACGACTTGAAGATTCAATATCATCCAGGGAAAGCTAATGTTGTTGCAGATGCACTAAGTCGTAGAAAGTTGGCGTCCGATGTTGGAAAGGAAGTGGAAGCGTTATCAAATGAACTCAAGTTGATGACGTTACGGGTAATTGAAGGAGAACCAAGTGAGCCCTTAGGCATGCGCGCCGTAAACCAAGCAGGTTTACTCGCACGGATCAGAAAAGAACAAGAATGTGATGAAAAGCTAAAGATAATCATCGAAGAAGTCAAGAATCATGAAGGTGCAAACCTAAGTGGCTATCATGTGGCGCCAGATGGTACACTTTTACTTAATGGGAGGATATCAGTACCACAGGGAGAAGGGCTACGAGATGAGATTTTGAAGTTGGCGCATCACTCGTTACTCAGTATCCATCCCGGGAGTACGAAAATGTATCGAGATATCCGAAGGCATTATCATTGGCCAGGAATGAAGAAGTCAGTGGCGCGATGGGTGGCTCAATGTCaaacttgtcaacaagtcaaAGTCGAGCATCAGATTCCAGGAGGATTGTTACAAAGCTTACTAGTACCTCAGTGGAAATGGGATTCCATAtccatggatttcatcactAGGTTACCGCCGGCTAGAGGAAGATCAAATAATGCAATATGGGTGATTGTAGACAGACTGACAAAGGTGGCACACTTGTTACCTATGAAGGAAACAGATAAGGTAGAAGTATTGGCAGAGATGTACGTGGATCAGATTGTAAAGTTGCATGGTGTGCCAACAGATATAGTCTCAGATCGAGATCCTAGATTCACCTCAAATTTTTGGAAGGCGTTACAAGAAGCAGTCGGAACTAAGTTGTTTATAAGCACCGCGTATCATCCCGAGACGGATGGCCAAACTGAAAGAACCATTCGAACCATAGAGGATATGATGCGGATGTGTATATTGGATTGGGCGGGAAGCTGGGAAAATCATTTACCATTAATCGAGTTCTCCTACAATAACAGCTTTCATTCTAGCATAGGTATGGCACCATATGAGGCACTTTATGGGAGGCCATGCAAAACACCTTTATGTTGGACcgaagttggagaaagaagagagtttgGACCCGAAATTGTAGAAGAGACGATGAAAAAGTTGGAGATCATTCAAACCAATATGAAGAAAGCGCAGGATAGACAAAAGAAGTACGCCAATCAATCAAGGCGAGAAGTGGTGTTCAGTATTGGTGATTGGGTTTATCTGAAAGTGTCAGCTCAGAAAGGAAAAGATAGATTCGGAAAAGTCGGGAAACTTGCGGTAAGATTCATCGGGCCTTACCAGATTGAAGAACGAATCGGAGATGTTGCTTGCCGTCTCAACCTGCCCGAAGAAATGCGAATACATCCGGTGTTTCACGTATCAATGCTACGGAAGCATGTTTATGATCCCAAAGCTATTGAGACGGAGCAAATTGAAAACCTGCAAACAAACCTCACTTATCCAGAGGGACCAATCCGAATTGGTGAACGTCGAATACGAAAACTAAAGAACCGAGAGATTCCTCAAGTTCAAGTCTTCTGGGGTAAACGAAACCGTGTAATTGTGACCTGGGAGGATGAATCAAGATTCAAAGCTTCGCACCCAGAGTTCTTTTATGAAGATGTAGTGATGGAAGAAGGGGAATCATCGAAACCCTAGAGAATTCGAAGACAAATTCTTATATGAGGAGGAGGATGTAATATCctatctagaaaaaaaaaagagacgtgtcaaggaagaagaagagaaggtggTGGCTAATTTGATATTCATGCACAAATGCATGCATacgtgttaaaaaaaaaaaggaaacaagaaAAGAGTCAACTGATAACTCATTTTTAATGAGTACGTGGCCTGGTCATAGAAGAAACAGGTAATGCCTTGAAACATAGTCATTATCTAAACGTGGCTTGGAGAGAATGATGCACCAAGGCTTagtcatattatttttaatatggcCAAATGGAGAGTGTGACAACTGTCACCATATTACACATCAAAGTTGGCTATCAAAAGAGATGGACTTTCTCCATTTCAGAAAACTGAACGTGAccaagagagagaaggaaacaaagaagaggagagaagttaaataaaagaaaagaagaaaaagagaaagagaaagagaaaaagaaaaagaaaaagaaaataaataaatttagagagttgtttggagaagcaagacatattaaattacaagattacgGAATTAACGGTACGGAATCAAGACAAAGATTTGGAGGGAATAAAAAGGGTTTGGTTAGCTTCCGGAATCAGAAAGTCAAGCCACATCGGTTAATCACTGTGAGTCACAGTTAATTGTTTGTTAACGaatttttaatgcaggttcctgaCATCGTAGACGGCTTCCGAGCTAGGATAGCCGGACCGATCTAGGTGTCAGTTTGTGGATCCGAGGCTTGAGACGATGTCTGGGCTAAGTGGATAGCAAGACTACTCTAAGCACCCGGATTATTGTAATATGTTGTTATATTGTGTACCTCGTGTTGGTACTGTTGTGTAAGAACCTCGTGGTGGTTCTAGTATTAGGTTGCAGGTCGttgcttcctcaaatggtaccactaagctggtcgtggtccggaaagtggtgggctcggtttaacttggcttgatcaccaaggccTAGTGTCACACGTGGATGTGACAGCCCCCGGCGAGTCCGATAGAGGACCGGAGCATGGCGATTCCTACTGAGGACCGTGACCAGGCGATTCCCGAGCGCCTAcgcctgtgtggtgtaatagtgaagggatttccggtgtcccttatgtggaggaagaatgattctgTTGGGCCCTAGGAGTGTATATAAATGGTCGATTGATGCGACACTCATAAagagtgttttgatttattatagTCTAATGGTTTATTGCTTAAATCGGTCATGCTTTATTGATTGTTGAACTATCCGTCTTGCTTGTGTTTGGGGTTGGGTTTAGAATGACGGGTAGTTGTATATGCTAGATAGGGAACCGTGGCTCACTgagtgaaactagttcactcactcctcacatccttttgcaggtgaccagtagaaaAGACCGTAGCACTCGCGGAACTATAGGAGCTGGTGTAGATTGGACATCTTTTGTTAAAGACTCGTTTTCAAGATAttgtatgttttactttcgactgcgtccatggaccctatgtataatatttcgggcttgtgaacttcatgttttttatatatatatatataaatatattttatattcgtGTCGGgttgaatctgatattaggttagtccaacctaacacaactctatgattcggtacgggttgcaaagcctcagACCAAAAATTAGAGGAAACGAGTTTTGAATGGATATTCTAGGTTACagaattatgttttgtgacttgGAAAGTCTATTCTCAACCCGTCGTGACACTTCTGGACTTTGCAGAGGAAGGTCGTtcgggcatgttcttgtttgattgttgcctgGCTGACTGACCGATGTCTAAAACGGTTCGGAGGTGTTACAgaggaggctttcacacaagaatgataaagcttcagagaGTAGACATTGGGACTTGTTTTGGAGCAAGCTTTCATTTTCATCCGGactaaatcagatctccaaaAGTCAAGCTAATGGCTGAAaataagcgctgagtgggagacaacccactattaggtaatttttttcagtttagtttagattgttactgattaaagtttttatttattgcaggtaAAAAAAAGGTGAAAGTGACGACGACACTGTAGCATCAATCGACACTGTACCAGaaacgtcgatcgacattgtaGCAGAGGTGCTGTTCAtcgaaaaaaaaagatccaaggTCCATGAGTTCTGCACCAGCATTGATCGACGGCTGGCCAGCGCattgattgatagaccataataagtatcgatcgccacttaactgtgttgatTGATACTCACATCCATGGAAGGTATACTAGCGAAACCTTGTTAAATTTAGTACTTATGGTTTATTTTCCCACCAATCGTAGACTTTATAACACTGGGAAAGTGTTATTTAAATCtgggggaggttctactaatattgtgttttagttagctatttagaaaaaaaaaaagagaggagatccgagtagacgattcctccgcacatcgaccgatgagagcAGCTCGATATCGCGTCAACACTTCATATCCAACGATCGATTGTCTCTTCATTGTGTCGAATGCTTGCTCGAGTCATCGACCAATGAGACCATGCCGCATCAGTCGACATCACTTCATCAACACCGATCGATTATCACAGCATTGTGTCAATCGACACTGAGCAGgtcatcgttcttacttgttaaattatgtacttatgATTATTTATCACCGTAACTCTGACTAGATATACACTGAGGACAGTGTAATAAGTCTGGagggatgtttactgatattagtttgttcatgagtcttatcaaaatgttttcaaaagagatttattgagtcaagaaggggataatgaacttattagatttttgcttgttatcttttttttttgacatcattttttgcttgttatctaaccactctttaacaccgttctagacttactgattgcagatagtactaaaaatactaaagtggatcaacctctCAACTAtccacacttgctgagaatgtttgaaggaaccaaagctgacttgACCTCCAAGACTAAACATG encodes:
- the LOC111202906 gene encoding uncharacterized protein LOC111202906; translation: MISNFMFGLKPELENRLAVGNYESLTELVEKAVNVEIGLEAEKAASKKSKQHQEGKYGGNQRSFKGKDKERESGGPSRRSLFIGKCFNCGKIGHKSSECFGKKPGSFQSNSYNPTCYTCGKKGHISTQCSVNRPIPATLITVHPPPAPPAIAPAPKRQAIGGRVYALELEDTKPPGPSKGPITGTLHVAGRPTHVLFDPGTTHSFVTPEVAAEFVGSFVIDRMDVAVMIPVDQTLQAKECLRRVPLVICEKMFLADLLVVPLKGYEVILGMDWLSSYWAQLDCGKGRILFKENGQRQIVFYGISPSKSVSLVAALRVEDLLKDGEAYLVTVTASEGPASNEVEITDIAVVQEFEGVFAALKELPPPRSNPFTISMEP